One genomic segment of Helianthus annuus cultivar XRQ/B chromosome 14, HanXRQr2.0-SUNRISE, whole genome shotgun sequence includes these proteins:
- the LOC110909016 gene encoding uncharacterized protein LOC110909016, translating to MATVSSPWIPEDDLLLKNSIEAGASLEALAKGAVNFSHRYTLREIRDRWYSLLYDPDVSTQASARMAELELSGSNPTSKFRLDSLKGSEKVHDKRKTGSIRRHYHAMRKRLKNELFSSQNLGFFEERNHHNYNHQGHKFQDTTHGGDAMLDDCLANNLGFEEKDFEILRRAFPESLTSISTTATTTTAIVENPADAFHKSVQTDFINGSINVPTSRNELMVKSATCIDESGPSGPSETLPNEKQTKNDKSVFGGKQYFNSPISDGSASFHTMGGFSSPSTRQPIWKTMEDISAPDMPVDDNNAESHQVTKETSGCDGPHQVSLLGDSELIGSIGVQEGEYTDLPESLLNFSNEDDILFMDVDAKDTVDEDVQEVDLPDAATSSVASPNVEIPGNQCPEDLKDSAFQNNQHDVCHQELTEGQIICTLNREDPDIPCNDDIFLLIHPSTQFAPSVGLQIATDSIGPLSSSSHEKDGEQGPITVRKGKDPAPSFSRSLTGGPTALPAFKRESPDGEYVGPLPGKPNNLRIPSQTRSVHTPLVIGGNGILEENASKVEPQDLGSPAMYNEMPLPLEAGTIKMIDPESMGDSFINDNNSDSDGDIPYFSDVEAMILEMDLAHGPESSFTSEVARYQFEDAKKMIMRLEQAARSSFQRAMSSQGALAIFYGRRLKQYIKKSEVTIGRSTDDTEVDIDLRKEGRANKISRRQAIIKMDTDGSFSLKNLGASSISINGKTVAHGQLVALASSCLIEIRGMSFVFEINDKYVRRLLDNQTN from the exons ATGGCTACTGTTTCTTCTCCATGGATTCCTGAGGATGACTTACTGCTCAAGAATTCGATTGAG GCTGGAGCATCTCTCGAAGCACTTGCTAAAGGGGCAGTAAACTTTTCACACAGATATACGCTTCGTGAAATTCGAGATCGGTGGTATTCTCTTCTTTACGATCCTGATGTTTCCACTCAAGCTTCTGCCCGCATGGCAGAACTTGAATTATCCGGTTCTAATCCAACATCAAAATTTAGATTAGACAGTTTAAAAGGAAGTGAAAAAGTCCACGATAAAAGAAAAACCGGAAGCATCCGCCGGCATTATCACGCCATGCGTAAAAGACTAAAAAATGAACTTTTTAGCTCTCAAAATCTCGGGTTTTTTGAAGAACGCAATCATCATAACTACAACCACCAAGGGCACAAATTTCAAGATACAACTCATGGTGGTGATGCCATGCTGGATGATTGTCTTGCAAATAATTTAGGGTTTGAGGAAAAAGATTTCGAGATCTTGCGCCGGGCGTTTCCGGAATCGTTAACAAGCATTTCTACTACCGCTACTACTACTACCGCTATTGTTGAAAATCCAGCTGATGCCTTTCATAAATCAGTTCAAACTGATTTTATAAATGGTTCTATAAACGTTCCCACTTCACGAAATGAATTGATGGTAAAAAGTGCCACCTGTATTGATGAGTCGGGTCCGTCGGGTCCATCTGAAACTCTTCCCAACGAAAAACAAACGAAAAATGATAAATCGGTATTTGGCGGGAAACAATATTTTAACTCCCCTATTTCAGACGGCAGTGCTTCGTTTCACACAATGGGTGGATTTTCATCCCCTTCAACTAGACAGCCGATTTGGAAAACAATGGAAGATATTTCCGCACCTGATATGCCAGTTGACGATAACAATGCAGAAAGTCATCAGGTTACGAAAGAAACATCAGGGTGTGATGGGCCCCACCAAGTTTCCCTTTTGGGAGACAGCGAGTTAATCGGTTCTATTGGCGTTCAGGAGGGTGAATATACTGATTTACCGGAATCTCTTCTCAACTTCTCGAACGAGGATGATATTCTTTTCATGGATGTTGATGCAAAAGATACAGTAGATGAAGATGTACAAGAAGTTGATTTACCCGATGCTGCCACATCATCAGTTGCAAGTCCTAACGTAGAAATTCCCGGTAATCAATGTCCGGAAGATTTAAAAGATTCCGCATTTCAGAATAATCAGCATGATGTTTGTCATCAGGAGCTTACGGAAGGGCAAATTATCTGCACATTAAACAGAGAAGATCCGGATATACCATGCAACGATGATATATTCTTACTGATTCACCCGTCTACTCAGTTTGCTCCTTCGGTTGGACTGCAGATTGCGACGGATTCTATAGGTCCGTTATCCTCGTCATCACATGAGAAAGACGGTGAACAGGGGCCGATTACAGTAAGAAAAGGGAAAGATCCCGCACCAAGTTTCTCACGGTCACTTACAGGTGGACCAACTGCATTACCTGCTTTCAAACGTGAGTCTCCTGATGGCGAATACGTGGGCCCGCTTCCCGGAAAGCCTAACAACCTTAGaattcctagtcaaactaggtcCGTGCATACACCTCTAGTGATTGGTGGGAATGGAATACTGGAGGAAAATGCTAGTAAAGTTGAACCTCAG GATTTAGGTAGCCCAGCAATGTACAACGAGATGCCATTACCGTTAGAAGCTGGTACTATCAAAATGATTGATCCAGAATCAATGGGTGATTCTTTTATTAACGATAACAACTCTGATAGTGATGGTGACATACCTTACTTTTCTGATGTTGAGGCTATG ATACTCGAAATGGACTTGGCCCATGGTCCGGAATCATCCTTCACAAGTGAAG TTGCAAGGTATCAGTTTGAGGACGCTAAAAAGATGATCATGAGGCTCGAACAGGCGGCTCGTTCTTCTTTCCAAAGAGCCATGTCATCTCAAGGAGCCCTTGCCATCTTTTACGGCCGCCGCTTGAAGCAATATATCAAGAAATCTGAG GTCACAATTGGCAGATCGACAGACGACACCGAGGTTGATATTGATCTAAGAAAAGAAGGTCGTGCCAACAAGATATCCAGGCGGCAG GCTATCATAAAGATGGATACAGATGGATCATTCAGTCTCAAAAATCTTGGGGCGAGTTCGATCTCGATTAATGGCAAAACAGTTGCTCATGGACAGCTGGTTGCACTTGCTTCAAGTTGTTTAATTGAG ATACGGGGGATGAGTTTTGTGTTTGAGATCAATGACAAGTATGTGAGGCGGTTGTTGGATAACCAGACAAACTAA
- the LOC110909015 gene encoding monothiol glutaredoxin-S6, with protein sequence MTTVHRPNNRRKLGVLAFGIMILLAIHAPKKVAASKSPSAFVETVIYSNKIAIFSKSYCPYCRRAKRVFSELKEQPYVVELDQRDDGYKIQNVLLDLVGRRTVPQIFVNGKHIGGADDLEVAVRNGVLQDLLGKK encoded by the exons ATGACGACGGTGCACCGGCCAAATAACCGTCGTAAGCTCGGAGTTTTAGCATTCGGAATCATGATTCTGTTGGCGATCCATGCACCGAAGAAAGTCGCTGCTTCCAAGTCTCCGTCGGCTTTCGTTGAGACCGTCATTTACTCCAATAAGATCGCAATTTTCTCTAAATCCTACTGTCC GTACTGTCGACGCGCAAAACGTGTCTTTAGTGAGCTAAAAGAGCAACCTTATGTTGTTGAGCTTGATCAAAGAG ATGATGGGTACAAAATCCAGAATGTGCTTTTAGACCTGGTTGGCCGTCGCACGGTTCCTCAGATATTTGTGAATGGGAAGCATATTGGTGGTGCTGATG ATCTTGAAGTAGCTGTTCGGAATGGTGTGTTGCAAGATCTCCTGGGTAAAAAGTGA
- the LOC110907151 gene encoding probable methyltransferase PMT27, giving the protein MATGKHRTTKRSSGGSYASTVTTIVFVCIFLLGVWMLNSNSYASSNKPTNRISQNSSARYSFRKVPIAFEDNPGDLPEDAIQPDDGSGTRFDHPGSGSNETKPQVDKQPHVEKEVEEIQIPEESRMTENQNTERIPKVDNTTGIEDHARKGEHQEKKIHKQTHVTGGDKTNVVNNEEQYTSDEEQEKSENDMKMDVTGGNDKGGMVSDDEHDTTEDEQEQSQKEETSKDPTQQNEEKPVESETHSQKETKQPAEEVKTESETNTTVIATIASTEDSKVAAGGGTMMVDGSSSGIPMESNESKKEWKTQAGESVNEKERQQDRSDVAETTAYHKWELCNVTSGADYVPCLDNENAIKKLAGRHHFEHRERHCPEVGPTCLVPIPEGYKSPIPWPQSRDRIWFHNVPHKSLANIKGHQNWVKVTGEFLTFPGGGTQFIHGALHYIDMLQQAVPDIEWGKHTRVVLDVGCGVASFGGYLFDKNTLTMSFAPNDEHESQIQFALERGIPAITAVMGTRRLPFPSNVYDLIHCARCRVPWHKEGGILLLEVNRLLRPGGYFVWSATPVYRKYGEDSIIWNEMSALTVAMCWELVTVTKDEVNGVAAAIYRKPESNECYSGRKKQEPPMCKPDDDPNAAWYIPLQACMHNNPIGDIERGSRWPEEWPARVQTPPYWLTKSQIGIYGNPFPDDFKADYDHWKQVVSKSYMSDLGLNWTNVRNVMDMNAGYGGFAAALKDLKLWVLNVVSTSSPDTLPIIFERGLFGIYHDWCESFSTYPRTYDLLHADHLFFMLAKRCKITPVVVEIDRIVRPGGKLIVRDDSSTIMEVEQLLKSLHWEVHLTSSKNQEGILSAQKSTWRPDIYATGS; this is encoded by the exons ATGGCCACCGGAAAACACCGTACCACCAAGCGATCTTCTGGTGGTTCCTATGCATCCACCGTCACCACCATCGTCTTTGTGTGCATCTTTCTTTTAGGTGTCTGGATGCTCAATTCTAACTCATATGCTTCCTCAAACAAGCCCACCAACAGAATCTCTCAAAACTCTTCTGCCCGATACAGTTTCCGCAAAGTCCCGATTGCTTTTGAAGACAATCCGGGCGATCTTCCAGAAGACGCCATCCAGCCGGATGATGGTTCCGGGACACGTTTTGACCACCCGGGCAGTGGGTCAAATGAAACCAAACCTCAAGTTGACAAACAACCCCATGTTGAAAAGGAAGTAGAAGAGATTCAAATACCAGAGGAAAGTAGAATGACTGAAAATCAAAATACTGAGAGGATCCCGAAGGTTGACAACACTACAGGGATTGAAGATCATGCACGAAAAGGCGAGCATCAAGAAAAGAAAATTCATAAACAAACACACGTGACAGGTGGCGATAAAACGAATGTGGTGAACAATGAAGAACAATATACATCAGACGAAGAACAAGAAAAGAGTGAAAACGATATGAAAATGGACGTGACAGGTGGCAATGATAAAGGGGGTATGGTGAGCGATGATGAACACGATACAACAGAGGACGAGCAAGAGCAGTCACAAAAAGAGGAAACAAGCAAGGATCCAACACAACAGAACGAAGAAAAGCCAGTAGAAAGTGAAACGCATTCACAAAAAGAGACAAAACAGCCAGCAGAGGAAGTCAAGACTGAAAGTGAAACCAACACCACCGTCATCGCCACCATAGCATCGACTGAAGATTCTAAGGTAGCAGCAGGCGGTGGTACAATGATGGTTGACGGAAGTTCTTCCGGGATTCCAATGGAGTCGAATGAATCAAAGAAGGAATGGAAAACTCAAGCAGGTGAGTCGGTCAACGAAAAGGAGAGACAACAAGACAGAAGTGACGTAGCTGAAACAACAGCTTATCACAAATGGGAATTATGCAATGTTACAAGTGGGGCAGACTATGTACCTTGTTTGGATAACGAAAACGCAATCAAGAAACTGGCTGGTAGGCATCATTTTGAGCATAGGGAACGACATTGCCCAGAGGTGGGTCCTACGTGTCTTGTCCCGATACCCGAGGGTTACAAGTCACCTATTCCATGGCCTCAGAGCAGAGACAGG ATATGGTTCCATAACGTACCACACAAGTCACTGGCAAATATAAAAGGGCACCAAAATTGGGTAAAAGTGACCGGAGAATTCCTTACATTCCCGGGAGGTGGAACTCAATTTATTCATGGTGCTCTACACTATATTGACATGCTACAACAG GCAGTGCCCGATATTGAATGGGGAAAGCACACTAGGGTAGTTTTAGATGTAGGATGTGGTGTAGCAAGTTTTGGAGGGTACCTTTTTGACAAAAACACCCTTACAATGTCGTTTGCACCTAATGATGAACATGAATCTCAAATTCAATTTGCACTTGAACGAGGAATACCTGCAATTACTGCTGTTATGGGCACTCGTCGCCTTCCGTTTCCAAGCAATGTTTATGATCTTATACATTGCGCTCGTTGTAGAGTACCCTGGCACAAAGAAG GTGGGATTCTTCTTCTGGAGGTTAATCGTTTGCTTCGGCCAGGAGGTTATTTTGTTTGGTCAGCAACACCTGTTTACCGAAAATACGGAGAGGATTCCATAATATGGAACG AAATGTCTGCTTTAACGGTTGCAATGTGTTGGGAACTTGTTACTGTCACAAAAGATGAAGTCAACGGTGTTGCTGCTGCCATCTACCGAAAACCAGAATCAAATGAATGCTACAGTGGAAGAAAGAAACAAGAACCACCAATGTGTAAACCTGATGATGACCCAAATGCTGCATG GTACATACCTCTACAGGCGTGTATGCACAACAACCCAATCGGGGACATAGAGAGAGGTTCAAGATGGCCCGAAGAATGGCCAGCTAGGGTCCAAACACCCCCATATTGGCTAACCAAATCCCAAATCGGAATTTATGGCAACCCATTTCCAGATGATTTTAAAGCAGATTATGACCACTGGAAACAGGTTGTTAGCAAATCATATATGAGTGATTTAGGATTAAACTGGACAAATGTACGAAATGTAATGGATATGAACGCTGGTTATGGTGG GTTTGCTGCAGCACTGAAGGACTTAAAGCTATGGGTGCTGAATGTCGTTAGCACAAGCTCTCCTGATACACTGCCAATAATATTTGAGAGGGGTCTTTTTGGAATTTACCATGACTGGTGTGAATCTTTTAGTACATACCCTCGAACTTATGATCTCCTTCATGCAGATCATCTTTTCTTCATGCTGGCAAAAAGGTGCAAAATCACACCTGTCGTTGTTGAAATTGATAGAATCGTGAGGCCAGGTGGGAAATTGATTGTTCGAGATGATTCCAGCACGATAATGGAAGTTGAGCAATTGTTAAAGTCGCTACATTGGGAAGTTCACTTAACCTCTTCTAAGAACCAAGAAGGAATACTAAGTGCCCAAAAGTCAACATGGAGGCCCGACATTTATGCAACAGGTTCATAA